One part of the Anopheles coustani chromosome 2, idAnoCousDA_361_x.2, whole genome shotgun sequence genome encodes these proteins:
- the LOC131267526 gene encoding small ribosomal subunit protein mS39 has protein sequence MHNLCRTLNRLRLHTCDRSLAFNRVLTASKSTTTSTTQRQPAAESNVPKEKIIIPTRIERSPTDILMALSATVGYDPTAPHYKYHDDPYLIPTSNANKKTFALAQEAGRKAAHWIRQENAKLFQHQEADPPIQAFVPTMLYTEESQVETTDLQKLIDSVEVKDAILVYNLLKKNGIEVSDELKQQMLELLCFYNHEDTLPEQFIEERWFRQGTVGRERQRKTWKDFELAEEIFHGLGEKRSEHYCAMIRGMARYFQVEKAWALYQETVEKGIELDTNTFNSLLHIASFLKESYDKRWDLVCEVLTAMKQQGLRPNLGTLNGILQTITTIGGYNHPRTYALKTLAEFKKLGIEPSLASWYYMLVIFCRERGPVSHVLHDIMNEVEGKAFNIQDPKDTFFFVTAMDVCRNHLHDKELAKRVNQLLHHGDNYNLIGDSYKESIYYRHYFTLLATTEPLESFLETYHLLVPNVYIPEPSVMEDILKSVEMNTAIEHVPLLWSHMVQFDHTGRENLVNLLLHIMVSNQPVADEPRHADLVQRFANIGWDLYSRMEERAAAPRATSSGLSGPMLGDILLLCARANDYEKAMGIFTKLSKDQNSVIGEARVDGLGEFINLCISNRTPSMAIQCLQYCSENGYPESAELGRHIFSSFALDQNQVAKIKSLVGAEAVKPIN, from the coding sequence ATGCATAACTTGTGCAGAACGTTAAACCGATTACGGTTGCATACGTGCGATCGTTCTCTTGCATTTAACCGCGTTTTAACGGCATCGAAAAGCACAACAACGAGTACGACCCAACGGCAACCGGCAGCTGAATCCAATGTTCCGAAGGAAAAGATTATCATACCGACCCGAATCGAACGAAGTCCAACCGACATCCTGATGGCCCTCTCCGCTACCGTTGGCTATGATCCAACGGCACCGCACTACAAGTACCACGACGATCCGTACCTAATACCGACGTCTAATGCGAACAAGAAAACGTTCGCGCTGGCACAGGAGGCCGGCCGGAAGGCTGCCCACTGGATACGGCAGGAAAACGCGAAACTATTCCAGCACCAGGAGGCCGACCCACCGATTCAGGCATTTGTACCCACGATGCTGTACACCGAGGAAAGCCAGGTGGAAACGACCGATCTGCAGAAATTAATCGACAGCGTGGAGGTGAAGGACGCAATTCTGGTGTACAATCTGCTGAAGAAGAACGGCATAGAGGTGAGTGACGAGCTGAAGCAACAGATGCTGGAGTTGCTGTGCTTCTACAACCACGAGGACACGCTCCCGGAACAGTTCATCGAAGAGCGCTGGTTCCGACAGGGCACGGTCGGACGTgaaaggcaaagaaaaacgtggaaaGACTTTGAACTGGCGGAGGAAATTTTCCACGGTCTCGGAGAAAAACGTTCCGAACACTACTGTGCTATGATCCGCGGGATGGCCCGTTACTTCCAGGTCGAGAAAGCGTGGGCTTTGTACCAGGAAACGGTCGAAAAGGGCATCGAACTGGATACGAATACGTTCAATAGCTTACTACACATAGCATCGTTCCTGAAGGAAAGCTACGACAAACGGTGGGATCTCGTGTGCGAAGTGCTGACCGCAATGAAACAGCAGGGCCTCCGACCGAATCTGGGAACTTTGAATGGTATCCTGCagaccatcaccaccatcggcGGGTACAACCATCCGCGAACGTACGCGTTGAAGACGCTGGCAGAGTTTAAAAAACTCGGCATCGAACCGTCACTCGCCAGCTGGTATTACATGCTGGTCATCTTTTGCCGGGAGCGTGGACCCGTTAGCCACGTGCTGCACGACATCATGAACGAGGTTGAGGGTAAAGCGTTCAACATACAGGACCCAAAGGATACCTTCTTTTTTGTGACGGCCATGGACGTATGCCGGAACCATCTGCACGACAAGGAGTTGGCGAAGCGGGTCAACCAGTTGCTTCATCATGGCGATAACTATAACCTAATCGGAGACTCGTACAAGGAGTCAATCTACTACCGACATTACTTCACTCTGCTTGCCACGACAGAACCGTTGGAAAGCTTCCTGGAAACATACCACCTACTCGTACCAAACGTGTACATTCCGGAACCGTCGGTAATGGAGGACATTCTCAAGTCGGTCGAAATGAACACCGCCATCGAGCACGTGCCGCTGCTGTGGTCCCATATGGTTCAGTTCGATCATACCGGACGCGAAAATCTAGTCAACCTTCTGCTTCACATTATGGTCTCCAACCAACCGGTGGCCGACGAGCCCAGGCATGCCGATCTGGTGCAGCGCTTCGCCAACATTGGCTGGGATCTTTATTCGCGCATGGAAGAACGAGCCGCCGCTCCGCGGGCCACCTCGTCCGGACTATCCGGGCCGATGCTGGGCGATATTCTGTTGCTGTGTGCGCGTGCCAACGACTATGAGAAAGCGATGGGAATCTTCACGAAGCTTAGCAAGGACCAGAACTCGGTAATCGGCGAGGCACGTGTTGATGGATTGGGAGAGTTTATCAACCTTTGCATAAGCAACCGGACGCCCTCGATGGCGATTCAGTGCCTGCAGTACTGTAGCGAGAACGGTTACCCGGAAAGTGCTGAGCTAGGGCGGCACATTTTCAGCTCCTTTGCACTCGATCAAAATCAGGTGGCGAAAATCAAAAGTTTGGTAGGCGCGGAAGCGGTGAAACCGATCAATTAA
- the LOC131267217 gene encoding uncharacterized protein LOC131267217, which yields MSETQFVCELCQQHYSTFEILMTHNRLKHYHTIKFGCGYCNETFRSEDDLYCHFVLTHHIDPCGNPTSGERVHRRSHTNSEASDEYEDQPCGQMRLISESDDGSLVESSSAEGEFDEDEDCASSDEESDPELNYNELYMRRKRSAMTQEEISELTDVFKKTVQATYTTKFRF from the exons ATGTCCGAAACGCAA TTCGTGTGCGAACTGTGCCAACAGCACTACTCCACCTTCGAGATCCTGATGACGCACAACCGCCTTAAGCACTACCATACCATAAAGTTCGGCTGCGGCTACTGCAACGAAACGTTCCGCAGCGAGGACGACCTATACTGCCACTTCGTCCTGACGCACCACATCGATCCGTGCGGGAATCCGACGTCGGGTGAACGGGTTCACCGCCGTTCTCACACCAACAGTGAGGCTTCGGACGAGTACGAGGATCAACCGTGTGGACAGATGCGGCTGATCAGTGAAAGTGATGATGGTTCGCTGGTCGAGAGCAGTAGTGCCGAGGGTGAGTTTGATGAGGATGAAGATTGTGCTAGCAGTGACGAGGAAAGTGACCCGGAGCTGAACTACAACGAGCTGTACATGAGACGCAAACGGAGCGCCATGACACAGGAGGAAATCTCCGAGCTAACGGACGTGTTTAAGAAGACGGTTCAGGCAACCTACACGACAAAGTTCCGGTTCTAG